GAAGGTCTATGTGCGCGAGGTGCACGGCCTGTTCGCCACCCTGCGCAACACCGCCATGGTGGTCCTGCTGGGCCTGTACTACGGCGTGGCCTGGATCAACTGGGACGGTCACCAGGCCGTGCTGTTCGACCTGCCGGCCCGCAAGTTCTACCTGTTCGGCCTGGTGTTCTGGCCACAGGACTTCATCTACCTGTCGGCACTGCTGATCATCGCCGCCATCGCCCTGTTCATGTTCACCTCCCTGGCCGGGCGCCTGTGGTGCGGCTATGCCTGCCCGCAGACGGTCTGGACCGAGATCTACATGCTCATGGAACGCTGGATCGAGGGTGACGGCCGCAAGCAGCGCAAGCTCGACCAGGGCAAGCACGACGCCCACTACTACCGCGTCAAGATCACCAAGCACGCGCTCTGGCTGGCCTTCTCGCTGTGGACCGGTTTCACCTTCGTGGGCTATTTCACGCCCATCCGCGAGTTGGCACACAACTTCATCACCTGGAACCTCGGCCCCTGGGAGGCCTTCTGGATCTTCTTCTACGGCTTCGCCACCTATGGCAACGCCGGGTTCCTGCGCGAACAGGTCTGCATCTACATGTGCCCCTATGCGCGCTTCCAGAGCGCCATGTTCGACCGCGATACCCTGGTCATCAGCTACGACGTCAAGCGCGGCGAGCCGCGCTCGCGTAAACCGAAAAAGAACGCCGCCGACGGCGAGAAGACCGGCGATTGCGTGGACTGCGGCCTGTGCGTCCAGGTCTGCCCCACCGGCATCGACATCCGCAACGGCCTGCAATACCAGTGCATCGGCTGCGCCGCCTGTGTCGATATCTGCGACCAGGTCATGGAGAAGATCGGCAAGCCCAAGGGGCTGATCCGCTACACCACCGAGAATGCGCTGGAAGGCAAGCCCACGCATATCCTGCGCCCGCGGCTGTTCGTCTACATCGGCATCCTGACGCTGGTCACCGGCCTGCTGTTCTGGGCCATCCTGTCGCGTACGCCGCTCGAGATAGACATCATCCGCGATCGCAGCGCCCTCTATACCGAAAACCAGATGGGCCTGATCGAGAACGTCTACCGGTTGAAGGTCATCAACATGGACCAGCATCCACACGACTTCGAGATCACTGTCGAGGGCATCGAAGGCATCTCGCTGGTCGGCAAGTCGCCGTTGGTGGTGCATGTCGAGAGCGGCGACGTGGTTGACGTGCCGGTGCGCGTCCAGGTCGATCCCGAATCGATCCATTCGCGCTCCACCCAGATCTTCTTCAATGTGCTCGCCCGCGACAGGCACGAGCTGTTCCGCCATGAACCGGCCCGCTTCCTCGGCCCCGTATCCCGATGAACCCTGATTTCCAGGAGAACAACGCCATGCGCACTGCAGACGAATTGCTGCCCCGCCCCTGGTATCGCCAGTTCTGGCCCTGGTTTCTCATCAGTATCCCGCTGGCCGCCATCGTCGCCTCGATCGTGACCATCAACCTGGCGATCGACAGTAACGATGGCCTGGTGGTGGACAACTACTACAAGAAGGGCCTGGCGATCCACCTGGATGCCGAGGCCCTGCAACGGGCTCGCAACCTGGGCGTGGAGGCCGATATCCGCATCTCGCAGGCCAAGCACCTGCTCGATCTGAACCTGAAAACGCGTTCGCAACAGGCCCAGGGTCGGTTACAGATCGCCCTGCGCCACCCCACCCAGGCCCATCACGACCTGCTGCTTGACCTGGTTCCCGCCGGGCCCCATCACTATCGGGCCGAGTTGCCTGCCGACATGGCGCGGGTCAACTGGGTGATCCAGCTCAGCGCCCCGGAGAGCGGCTGGCAACTGCACGGCCGCATCGACAACAACCAGGACGAGGCGCAGCTGCTGCTGCGCTGAAGGGGCGCAGCGAAGAAAGACAAGGAGATAGCCGGCCTCTCTTTCGTTCCCCTCCGGGGAAAGGGCCGGAACCCGGGGCCGAGGGGGAGAAGCACCACGAACTTGCCCCCTGCCCGCTCCGGGGAGAGGGCGGGAGTGAGCGGCATCAGCCCTCGGCACGCCACAGGGTCTTGCCGCCCGAGGCCTTGTCGATGGCAGCCAGCCGTTGTTCATGGCGCGCGAGCTCCTCGGCGCTGGCGCGCACCACCCGCAGCGGCGGACGATCGGCTGGCAGACGGCGGATGCCCGAGGCCTCGCCCTCGCTCGACTCACCGTCTTCTTCCCCCTCCAGGCTGAGCGTCTTCTGGCCACCGGTCATGGCCAGGTACACATCGGCCAGGATCTCGGCATCGAGCAGTGCGCCGTGCTTGGTGCGATGCGCATTGTCGATGTCGTAGCGCCCGCACAGGGCATCCAGGCTGTTGCGCTGCCCCGGGTGCATCTCGCGCGCCATCACCAGCGTGTCGGTGATCTCGCACAACTCGGCCATGCGCGGCCCCTCCGGCAGGCGCGCGAACTCGGCGTCGATGAAGCCCACATCGAACGGTGCGTTGTGGATGATGACCTCGGCCCCACGCAGGTAGGCGATGAACTCCTCGGCAATGTCGGCAAAGCGCGGCTTGTCGGCCAGGAACTCGTTGGTGATGCCGTGCACCTCGACCGCGCCGGCATCGATCTCGCGATCCGGCTGCAGGTAGACATGGAAATTGTTGCCGGTGAGCCGCCGGTCGATCAGCTCGACACAGCCGATCTCGATGATACGGTGCCCCTGCGCCGGCTCCAGGCCGGTGGTCTCGGTATCCAGCACGATCTGGCGCTTGCCTGCCTCGCTCACCCTTCCATCTCCTCGATACCGCGGTTGGCCAGTGCATCCGCGCGTTCGTTCTCCGCGTGCCCGGTATGCCCGCGCACCCACTGCCATTCGATGTCATGGCGACCGGCGGCCTCCTCCAGGCGCTGCCACAGGTCGGCGTTCTTCACCGGCTTCTTCGCACTGGTCTTCCAGCCATTGCGTTTCCAGTTGTGGATCCACTGGGTGATACCGTTCTTCACGTACTGCGAATCGGTGGTGACGATCACCCGGCTGGGCCGCCTCAGCGCCTCCAGACCGCGGATCACCGCCATCAGCTCCATGCGATTGTTGGTCGTCTCCGGCTCACCGCCCCACAGTTCCTTTTCCACGTCGCCATAGCGCAGCAGGGCACCCCAGCCTCCGGGACCGGGGTTGCCCCTGCAGGCGCCATCGGTAAAGAGTTCCACCGGCTTGTTCATGTCGTGTCGTTTTCCCGTTTCATCGAACCGCGCGCGGAGGGCTCGACCACCCCACGCGGCGAAAGCACGCGCAAGGCCCGCCAGCGCGGGCGGATCGGGGTCACGGTGGACACCCGCTTGACTGCGCGGATCACGTAGACCCCGGCGAACATCGGCCACAGGCGCCGTGCCAACCGCTCGAAGCGTCCCGGTGGTCCCGCGCCCAGCGCAACGTGCGCCAATGACAGACCGAAACCGGTGACATCGGTGTATTCGATATCGAAACCCAGCAGACCCAGCCAGTCGGCCACCCGGCGGTAGGAGAGAAAATGCCCGCACCAGGGCACCTGGCCACGCCGCTTGAGAAACCAGCGCCATATCCCCCACAAGCTGAAAGGGTTGAAACCGACGATCAGCACCCGCCCCTCGGGAATCAGTACGCGCTCGACCTCGCGCAGCACCTGTTGCGGATCGAGCGCATAGTCCAGCCCATGGTGCAGCACGGCCACGTCGATGGCATCGGTGCGCAGCGGCAGGCGCTCGCCCTCGGCGAGAATATCCAGGGTGTCATCGCCCGTCCCCAGGCGCAGCTTTTCACGCACCGGGCAATCCGCCACGCCGGACAGGTCGCCGGCCACCCCCTGAATGTCCACCAGGTAGTAACCGAACAGCCCCTCCGACAAGCGCCTCAACAGGGCCTGCTCGGCCTGCAACAACGGGCGTCCAGCCTCGCCGGTGAACCACTGACACAGGGCCTGGCGGAATTCGGGGGAGGCCCCTTCACAGGTGGGAGTGGTGTGCATCAGAGTGGTTGGATCCCGCTGGATTTCGTATAGTCCCGCGCCATGATTTGCGCGCCGGACACCGCCATAGCCCTCGATTCTGACCAAAGCCGCCGCTTCCGGCAATGGCTGATTCCGGCCGCTCGCCTGGCCCTGCTCGCGGCCCTGCTGTCGCTGACCGGCTGTGTGCTCCCGCCAGGCGAGCCCACGGTGCGCCCCGATACCCCGCCAGCCCCTGAAACGAAAGCCCCCCGCCCGCGCACGGGGCAATGCCGACACCCCCATCGGTCGATGTCGAAACGGCGTCGGCAGACAGGGAGCTGCCGACAAACGTTCCCGCCCCCCCTGCCGACCTCTGGGAACGGCTGCGCCGGCGCTTCCGCTTCCAGGGTCTCGAACACCCGCGCATCGAGGCCGAGCTGAACCGCCTGCGCCGCCACCCGGCCGCGCTGCGCGCCCTGTTCAACCGCGCCACACCTTACCTGTACTACATCACCAACGAGGTGGAAACCCGCGACATGCCGGGCGAGATCGCCCTGCTGCCGATGGTGGAGAGCGGTTTCCGGCCCCGGGCCTATTCGCCCAACGGCGCCGCGGGACTGTGGCAGTTCATGCCGGGCACCGCGCACATGCTGGGGCTGCGCAGAGACCGCTGGTACGATGGGCGGCGTGATGTGCTCGCCGCCACTCCGACCGCCCTGAAATACCTCGAGATCCTGCGCCGCCAACTCGACGACGACTGGCTGCACGCGCTCGCCGCCTACAACTGCGGCATCGGTACGGTGCGCCAGGCCATTCGCCGCGCCACCAGGGCACGGCGCTCGATCGCCTACTGGGAACTGGACCTGCCGGACGAGACCGACGCCTACGTGCCACGCCTGCTGGCGATCGCGCGCATCGTCGCCGATCCCGACGCCTTCGGTATTGCCCTGCCGTCACTCGCCGATCGGCCGCAATTTGCCACCATCGAAATCGACGCCCCACTGGACCTGGCGGTCGCCGCCAGGCTGGCCGAGGTCCCCCTGGCCGAGTTCCTGCGTCTGAACCCGGCCTACCCGCGCGGAGTGACCCCGCCCGACCGGCCCGCCACCCTGCTGATCCCGGTCGAGCGCCAGGCGGCTTTCAAGGAGGCGCTGGCGGCCCTGCCGAAACGCCAGTGGCGACACTGGGCGGAACACCGCGTGAAAAAGGGCGACAGCCTGATCCGCATCGCCCGGCGCTACCGCGTGAGCGTGAGCGCGATCCGCCAGGCCAATGGCCTGCGCGGTCACCTGATCCGTACCGGACGCATCCTGCGCATTCCGCTCGCCGGCCAGGCCAGCGACCGCCAGCAGGGCATCGCCGTGCGCCACGGCCCGCGTATCCGCTACCGGGTCCGCAAGGGCGACTCACTCTACACCATCGCACGCAAGTTCCAGGTGTCGGTACGTGATCTCAAGCGCTGGAACAAGGTGGGACGCTACATCCGGCCCGGCCAACGCCTGGTCGTCTATCCCGGCAGCGCGGGCTGAGACACCTCGTTTGCAAGCCTGCCCCCCGCTTGGCGACTATCGGCCAGCATGGGGCACATGGATAGCGATGACACCCACTCGGGGGCATACGCGGTCCCAGCCCTCGACACCTGCCAGATCACCTGCTGCGGGTACACCAGACCTGCATGGCCATGGACAGGCAGTGTCTGAATTACCTGTGGGAGCGGCATCTCCGCCGCGAACCTTCGGCCCGGGGACGGGCCTCCTACATTACCTGTGGGAGCGGCGTCCCCGCCGCGAACCTTCGGCCCGGGGACGGGCCTCCTACATTACCTGTGGGAGCGGCATCTCCGCCGCGAACCTTCGGCCCGGGGACGGGCCTCCTACATTGCCTGTGGGAGCGGCGTCCCCGCCGCGAACCTTCGGCCCGGGGACGGGCCTCCTACATTGCCTGTGGGAGCGGCGTCCCCGCCGCGAACCCTCCGGCTGACTCGGGAACGATTCCTGCGGGCAAACCAGCCCACTTTGCACAATGACAGAAAAGAGCTGCAACACGCTTGCCACGTCCTGCCCCCTATTCCTGCTCGTCGCAGTTGGCCACGCACACCCGGCGGCTGCGCACCTCGCCCCCGCAGCCGATGTAACAGGCGCGGAAGCTCGCATCGCAGTCGCAGTCACGCCGGCAATCGGCCTGGTAACGTGCCACCAGGGATTCCAGCGTCGGTTCCGCAGGGCGCTCCGGCGGATCCGGCAACACGAGCGCATCCCTTTCGCGGCGCAGGCGGTTCAGCTCGCTGCAGCCGGAGCGCTCATCCCGGGTGCAGCGGGGCTCCAGTTGCGCGATGCGCGCCTCCAGTAATTGGCGCTGGCGCAGTTGCAAGGCCTGCTCGTCCAGCCAGAGTTCACGTTCGCGCAGGTAGATGTCCAGCCGGTCCAGATAGGCCCGACGCCTGGCCGGCAGGTCGGTGTGGGCGCGCGCCTCTGCCCTCTCCCTGCATGCCTGGAAGCGGTGGTCGCAGGCGGCTTCGCAGGCCTGGCGCTGTTGCTCGCAGCCGGCGATGCAGGCCCGCGCCTTGCGGTCCGCCGGCGGGACGAAGTCCTCGATCACCTCGTAGCGGGCGCCACAACCGGCCAGCAACAGGATCGCCAGAATCCAGAGTGCGATCTTCACGGCTTATTCCTTGTCTTCGTACAACCAGCAGGCGACCCAATGCCCTGGCGCCAGCTCGCGCAGTGGCGGATAGGCCTCGTGGCAGCGCGGCATCACCCGCGGACACCGCTCGTGGAAATGGCAGCCGGGCGGCGGTGCGGCCGGTGACGGCAGGTCGCCCTCGAGGCGGATGACCGTGCGCCGATGCTCCGGATCGGGCACCGGCACCGCCGCCAGCAGGGCCCGGGTATAGGGGTGTGCCGGATCCTCCAGGACCGTCTGGGCCGCACCCAGCTCGACGATGCGCCCCAGATACATCACCGCCACCTCGTCGGCCAGGTAGGCCGCCACCGAGATATCGTGAGTGATGAACAGGTAGGCCAGGCCCAGTTCGTCCTGCAGCCCCTCGAGCAGGTTGAGCACCTGGGCCTGCACGCTCACGTCCAGCGCGCTGGTCGGCTCGTCGCATACGATCAGGCGTGGATCGACCGCCAGGGCGCGGGCGATGGCGATGCGCTGACGCTGGCCGCCGGAGAACTCGTGCGGATAGCGGCGCAGTGCCGCGGCCGACAGCCCAACCTGGTCCAGCAGTTCGATGACACGCTCGCGGCGCTCGGCGCGCGAGGCGCCAATGCCCTGCGCCACCATGCCCTCGGCGACGATGTCCTCGACCAGCATGCGCGGGTTCATCGACGAGGCCGGGTCCTGGAAGATGATCTGGAACTGGCGGCGCAGCCGGCGCAGGGCTTCGCCCCGCAAGCGGGTCAACTCAACGCCATCGAAACGCACGCTGCCACCGGTTGGCCGCAGCAGTTGCAGCAACGCCTTGCCGGCAGTGGTCTTGCCGCAACCCGATTCACCCACCAGTGCCAGGGTACGCCCGGGCCAGAGGTCGATGTCCAGGCCATCGACCGCACGCACCTGCCCCACCACACGACGCAGCACGCCCTTGCGGATGGGGAAATGCACTTGCAGGCCGCGCGCGCGGAGCAACGGCTCCGCCGCCCTGGCAGGCGCGGCGCCCTCGTCACGAGCAGCAGGCGGCCCCAGGGCGATCTGTTCGACCGCCAGGTGACAGCGATAGCCGTCTTCGGCCTCACCGCGCCACGGCGGCGCTGCCCCCTCGCAGACCGCCTGGCGGGCCTCGCAACGATCGAGGAAACGGCAGCGGGTGAAGGTCCGGTCCAGCGGCGGCACCCTACCCGGGATGGCGTCCAGGCCCTGCGTCCGCTTGTCCGCCCCGGGTATGGCGCGGAACAGCTTGCGACTGTAGGGATGACGCGGGTTGGCGAAGAACTCGTGCACGCCAGCCGTCTCCACCAGCTGCCCGGCGTACATCACCCCCACCCGATCGGCCATCTCCGCGACCACGCCCAGGTCGTGGGTGATCAACAGGATGGCCATGCCGGTCTCGCGCTGCAGGTCGCGCAGCAGCTCCAGCACCTGCGCCTGGATGGTCACGTCCAGCGCGGTGGTCGGCTCGTCGGCGATCAGCACCTTGGGGCGGCCGGCCAGGGCGATGGCGATCATCACCCGCTGCTTCATGCCGCCGGAGAGCTGGTGTGGGTATTCGTCCACGCGGTGCTCGGGATCAGAGATGCCAACCTGGCGGAACAGCTCGATCACTCTTGGACGTGGATTCGCGGCATGTTCCGGGTCGTGCAGCCGCACCGCCTCGGCCACCTGGCGACCGACGCTCATCACCGGATTGAGCGAGGTCATGGGTTCCTGGAAGATCATGCCGATGCTGCCGCCGCGCTCGCGGCGCATCTCCGCCTCGGTGAGGTCCAGCAGGGAACGCCCCTCGAGCAGTACCTCACCGGCGACGATGCGCCCGGAAGGCGGCAGCAGGCGCATCAGCGAATAGGCGATCATGGACTTGCCGCAGCCCGACTCGCCCACCAGCACGTAGGTCTCGCCATGCCGCAGCGCCAGGTCCACCCCGTCGACCGCGCGCACCGGCTGGTCCTCCGGCCCCAGCCAGGTGCGCAGGCCCCGGGCCTCCAGCAGCAGATCGCTCATGTGCTCTCCTTCAGGCGCGGATCGAAGGCATCGCGCACCACGTCGGCAAACAGGTTGGCCGCCAGCACCAGCACGAACATGAACACGAAGGCGGCCGCCAGCGACCACCAGACCACCGGCTCGCGTGCCAGCTCGAGGCGCGCGCTGTTGATCATGTTGCCCCAGCTGTTGGTGTTGGGGTCGACCCCGATGTTGATATAGGACAGCACCGCCTCGGCCAGTACCAGGCCGCTGAAGTCCAGCACCACCACGATGAGCACGATGTGCATCACGTTCGGCAGCACGTGGCGCGCCAGGATGGTGAAGTGCCGGACCCCGAAGGCCTGTGCCGCCTGCACGTACTCGAGCTGGCGCAGCTTGAGCGTCTCGCCACGCAACAGGCGGCACAGCGAGG
The sequence above is a segment of the endosymbiont of unidentified scaly snail isolate Monju genome. Coding sequences within it:
- the ccoG gene encoding cytochrome c oxidase accessory protein CcoG produces the protein MSSNDATHTADANGGELYQKHKKVYVREVHGLFATLRNTAMVVLLGLYYGVAWINWDGHQAVLFDLPARKFYLFGLVFWPQDFIYLSALLIIAAIALFMFTSLAGRLWCGYACPQTVWTEIYMLMERWIEGDGRKQRKLDQGKHDAHYYRVKITKHALWLAFSLWTGFTFVGYFTPIRELAHNFITWNLGPWEAFWIFFYGFATYGNAGFLREQVCIYMCPYARFQSAMFDRDTLVISYDVKRGEPRSRKPKKNAADGEKTGDCVDCGLCVQVCPTGIDIRNGLQYQCIGCAACVDICDQVMEKIGKPKGLIRYTTENALEGKPTHILRPRLFVYIGILTLVTGLLFWAILSRTPLEIDIIRDRSALYTENQMGLIENVYRLKVINMDQHPHDFEITVEGIEGISLVGKSPLVVHVESGDVVDVPVRVQVDPESIHSRSTQIFFNVLARDRHELFRHEPARFLGPVSR
- a CDS encoding FixH family protein; the encoded protein is MRTADELLPRPWYRQFWPWFLISIPLAAIVASIVTINLAIDSNDGLVVDNYYKKGLAIHLDAEALQRARNLGVEADIRISQAKHLLDLNLKTRSQQAQGRLQIALRHPTQAHHDLLLDLVPAGPHHYRAELPADMARVNWVIQLSAPESGWQLHGRIDNNQDEAQLLLR
- the dnaQ gene encoding DNA polymerase III subunit epsilon; the encoded protein is MSEAGKRQIVLDTETTGLEPAQGHRIIEIGCVELIDRRLTGNNFHVYLQPDREIDAGAVEVHGITNEFLADKPRFADIAEEFIAYLRGAEVIIHNAPFDVGFIDAEFARLPEGPRMAELCEITDTLVMAREMHPGQRNSLDALCGRYDIDNAHRTKHGALLDAEILADVYLAMTGGQKTLSLEGEEDGESSEGEASGIRRLPADRPPLRVVRASAEELARHEQRLAAIDKASGGKTLWRAEG
- the rnhA gene encoding ribonuclease HI, coding for MNKPVELFTDGACRGNPGPGGWGALLRYGDVEKELWGGEPETTNNRMELMAVIRGLEALRRPSRVIVTTDSQYVKNGITQWIHNWKRNGWKTSAKKPVKNADLWQRLEEAAGRHDIEWQWVRGHTGHAENERADALANRGIEEMEG
- a CDS encoding class I SAM-dependent methyltransferase — translated: MHTTPTCEGASPEFRQALCQWFTGEAGRPLLQAEQALLRRLSEGLFGYYLVDIQGVAGDLSGVADCPVREKLRLGTGDDTLDILAEGERLPLRTDAIDVAVLHHGLDYALDPQQVLREVERVLIPEGRVLIVGFNPFSLWGIWRWFLKRRGQVPWCGHFLSYRRVADWLGLLGFDIEYTDVTGFGLSLAHVALGAGPPGRFERLARRLWPMFAGVYVIRAVKRVSTVTPIRPRWRALRVLSPRGVVEPSARGSMKRENDTT
- a CDS encoding LysM peptidoglycan-binding domain-containing protein, producing the protein MPTPPSVDVETASADRELPTNVPAPPADLWERLRRRFRFQGLEHPRIEAELNRLRRHPAALRALFNRATPYLYYITNEVETRDMPGEIALLPMVESGFRPRAYSPNGAAGLWQFMPGTAHMLGLRRDRWYDGRRDVLAATPTALKYLEILRRQLDDDWLHALAAYNCGIGTVRQAIRRATRARRSIAYWELDLPDETDAYVPRLLAIARIVADPDAFGIALPSLADRPQFATIEIDAPLDLAVAARLAEVPLAEFLRLNPAYPRGVTPPDRPATLLIPVERQAAFKEALAALPKRQWRHWAEHRVKKGDSLIRIARRYRVSVSAIRQANGLRGHLIRTGRILRIPLAGQASDRQQGIAVRHGPRIRYRVRKGDSLYTIARKFQVSVRDLKRWNKVGRYIRPGQRLVVYPGSAG
- a CDS encoding ABC transporter ATP-binding protein, whose protein sequence is MSDLLLEARGLRTWLGPEDQPVRAVDGVDLALRHGETYVLVGESGCGKSMIAYSLMRLLPPSGRIVAGEVLLEGRSLLDLTEAEMRRERGGSIGMIFQEPMTSLNPVMSVGRQVAEAVRLHDPEHAANPRPRVIELFRQVGISDPEHRVDEYPHQLSGGMKQRVMIAIALAGRPKVLIADEPTTALDVTIQAQVLELLRDLQRETGMAILLITHDLGVVAEMADRVGVMYAGQLVETAGVHEFFANPRHPYSRKLFRAIPGADKRTQGLDAIPGRVPPLDRTFTRCRFLDRCEARQAVCEGAAPPWRGEAEDGYRCHLAVEQIALGPPAARDEGAAPARAAEPLLRARGLQVHFPIRKGVLRRVVGQVRAVDGLDIDLWPGRTLALVGESGCGKTTAGKALLQLLRPTGGSVRFDGVELTRLRGEALRRLRRQFQIIFQDPASSMNPRMLVEDIVAEGMVAQGIGASRAERRERVIELLDQVGLSAAALRRYPHEFSGGQRQRIAIARALAVDPRLIVCDEPTSALDVSVQAQVLNLLEGLQDELGLAYLFITHDISVAAYLADEVAVMYLGRIVELGAAQTVLEDPAHPYTRALLAAVPVPDPEHRRTVIRLEGDLPSPAAPPPGCHFHERCPRVMPRCHEAYPPLRELAPGHWVACWLYEDKE